One segment of Apus apus isolate bApuApu2 chromosome 1, bApuApu2.pri.cur, whole genome shotgun sequence DNA contains the following:
- the LOC127384554 gene encoding cytidine and dCMP deaminase domain-containing protein 1-like has translation MASMDKERVTDVTYLDLCKAFSTVPHDIPFNKTGIVVCESDKLQKIVAMSFSKSGLHAVQQIILYLPSSLRGCTVYLSRKPCTTSTTFLIQGSVSSVYYWPEDPEKKGDDSVVKEDIQQADHMFLRSHISSGVLLPVTSFETVKTIARKISRRKSPLNSNFKLSGDQTEDLSLDRIYSDNEEDPIFYKEWDQSKTQFIGALNGYIQILGGSPIPHLMKEDVCMFLALHMENFPSEQEKPDYNTGIVICEVSKPKRIIALGCSSKDLHAVPKVLLRFPNALKGCEVYMSRMPCNKCATLLVQAQVSQVYYWPDLDITMDTNNPKNYDPLEHVHSIFINSSIAAAVYVPTIDKQRQVQILGFNSKVSQFSSNGEEVKYRYLNLKHLKEGRLKEYKKNLATAKECFQTLTSCKDEKIVILEEEESCVNNNSKYTHALQLCDLLASRSDNINGVGTVIYKEDNIVAVGYSGYPKGAVNNLFCNRDDVDFDKHAIVCAEANAIIMR, from the exons ATGGCATCAATGGACAAAGAAAGGGTAACTGATGTCAcctacctggacctgtgcaaagccttcagcactgtcccacatgacatcccG ttcAATAAAACCGGGATTGTAGTATGTGAATCAGACAAACTACAGAAAATAGTAGCTATGAGTTTCTCCAAATCTGGGTTGCATGCTGTGCAACAAATAATTCTGtatcttccctcttctctgcgTGGTTGCACTGTGTATTTGTCCCGGAAACCATGCACAACTTCTACCACATTCCTCATTCAAG GCTCAGTTTCTTCAGTCTATTACTGGCCAGAAGATCCTGAAAAAAAGGGAGATGATTCAGTAGTTAAAGAAGATATTCAACAAGCTGACCATATGTTTCTTAGAAGTCATATAAGCAGTGGTGTGCTCTTACCTGTTACAAGCTTTGAAACTGTGAAAACGATTGCAAGAAAAATCAGTCGCAGAAAATCCCCACTGAACAGCAATTTTAAGTTGTCTGGTGATCAAACTGAAGACCTGTCACTG gataGAATATATTCAGACAATGAAGAGGATCCCATTTTCTATAAAGAG tgggatCAGTCCAAGACTCAATTTATAGGAG CCTTAAATGGTTATATCCAAATCCTTGGAG GTTCTCCTATTCCTCATCTGATGAAAGAAGATGTGTGCATGTTCTTAGCACTACATATGGAAAATTTCCCAAGTGAACAAGAGAAACCT GATTACAACACTGGAATTGTCATTTGTGAAGTGAGCAAGCCAAAAAGGATTATCGCCCTGGGCTGCTCCTCAAAGGACCTTCATGCTGTACCAAAAGTGCTGTTAAGGTTTCCTAACGCACTGAAAGGCTGTGAAGTTTACATGTCTCGGATGCCCTGCAATAAGTGTGCAACATTGCTGGTTCAGG CACAAGTCTCACAAGTGTATTACTGGCCAGATTTGGACATCACAATGGATACAAATAACCCAAAGAATTATGATCCACTAGAACATGTTCATTCCATCTTTATAAACAGCTCCATTGCTGCAGCGGTGTATGTACCAACAATAGACAAGCAAAGACAGGTGCAAATACTTGGTTTTAATAGCAAAGTGTCTCAATTTTCATCTAATGGTGAAGAAGTTAAGTACAGGTATCTTAACTTGAAGCACCTGAAAGAAGGACGACTGAaggaatacaaaaaaaatcttgctaCAGCAAAGGAGTGTTTTCAAACTCTGACAAGttgcaaagatgaaaaaatagtaattttagAAGAGGAGGAATCTTGtgtaaataataattcaaaatacaCCCATGCCTTACAGCTCTGCGATTTATTAGCATCCAGAAGTG ACAACATCAATGGAGTGGGGACGGTGATTTACAAGGAAGACAACATT GTTGCTGTGGGCTACAGTGGCTATCCAAAAGGGGcagtgaataatttattttgcaacaGGGACGATGTTGATTTTGACAAGCATGCAATTGTATGTGCAGAAGCTAATGCAATTATTATGAGGTAG